From a region of the Balaenoptera ricei isolate mBalRic1 chromosome 11, mBalRic1.hap2, whole genome shotgun sequence genome:
- the SAPCD1 gene encoding suppressor APC domain-containing protein 1 isoform X3, whose amino-acid sequence MGSRGPGGLPLVQAPYTVLLLPLETSRQDPGAQRFFLWLQRMQALEREQDALWQGLELLEHSQAWSEGRLREAQQQQLYLGALGENFPTDLHSEPGGPQLAHIQKVNICLQNLIQGKVSLLFLVYSWEVRVKRGLGVSTGLTKQRIPRPAQFSPHPLNKASSCATQDWKGRPRKQNVWQQHVVSRQQKGVTQPKGEMAQPGCPNGRRGPTRV is encoded by the exons ATGGGGAGCCGGGGTCCTGGTGGGCTGCCCCTGGTGCAGGCCCCCTACACGGTTCTGCTGCTGCCACTGGAGACAAGCCGCCAAGACCCAGGGGCCCAGCGCTTCTTCCTCTGG ctgcAGAGGATGCAGGCTCTGGAGCGGGAACAGGATGCCCTGTGGCAGGGGCTGGAGCTGCTGGAGCATAGCCAGGCCTGGTCTGAGGGCCGTCTGAGGGAGGCCCAGCAACAGCAGCTATATCTGGGGGCCCTTGGTGAG AATTTTCCAACAGATTTACACTCAGAGCCTGGTGGCCCCCAGTTAGCCCATATTCAAAAGGTGAACATCTGTTTGCAGAACCTGATTCAGGGGAAGGTGAGTTTATTGTTTTTAGTTTACTCTTGGGAAGTGAGGGTAAAGAGGGGACTTGGGGTCAGCACTGGTCTAACAAAACAGCGAATTCCCCGCCCTGCCCAGTTCTCCCCGCATCCCCTGAACAAAGCTAGTTCCTGCGCCACCCAGGACTGGAAGGGAAGGCCAAGGAAGCAGAACGTGTGGCAGCAACAT GTGGTGTCAAGGCAGCAGAAAGGAGTCACTCAGCCAAAGGGGGAGATGGCTCAGCCAGGGTGCCCCAATGGACGGAGGGGCCCTACCCGTGTCTAA
- the SAPCD1 gene encoding suppressor APC domain-containing protein 1 isoform X4, with protein MGSRGPGGLPLVQAPYTVLLLPLETSRQDPGAQRFFLWLQRMQALEREQDALWQGLELLEHSQAWSEGRLREAQQQQLYLGALGENFPTDLHSEPGGPQLAHIQKVNICLQNLIQGKFSPHPLNKASSCATQDWKGRPRKQNVWQQHVVSRQQKGVTQPKGEMAQPGCPNGRRGPTRV; from the exons ATGGGGAGCCGGGGTCCTGGTGGGCTGCCCCTGGTGCAGGCCCCCTACACGGTTCTGCTGCTGCCACTGGAGACAAGCCGCCAAGACCCAGGGGCCCAGCGCTTCTTCCTCTGG ctgcAGAGGATGCAGGCTCTGGAGCGGGAACAGGATGCCCTGTGGCAGGGGCTGGAGCTGCTGGAGCATAGCCAGGCCTGGTCTGAGGGCCGTCTGAGGGAGGCCCAGCAACAGCAGCTATATCTGGGGGCCCTTGGTGAG AATTTTCCAACAGATTTACACTCAGAGCCTGGTGGCCCCCAGTTAGCCCATATTCAAAAGGTGAACATCTGTTTGCAGAACCTGATTCAGGGGAAG TTCTCCCCGCATCCCCTGAACAAAGCTAGTTCCTGCGCCACCCAGGACTGGAAGGGAAGGCCAAGGAAGCAGAACGTGTGGCAGCAACAT GTGGTGTCAAGGCAGCAGAAAGGAGTCACTCAGCCAAAGGGGGAGATGGCTCAGCCAGGGTGCCCCAATGGACGGAGGGGCCCTACCCGTGTCTAA
- the SAPCD1 gene encoding suppressor APC domain-containing protein 1 isoform X1 — MGSRGPGGLPLVQAPYTVLLLPLETSRQDPGAQRFFLWLQRMQALEREQDALWQGLELLEHSQAWSEGRLREAQQQQLYLGALGENFPTDLHSEPGGPQLAHIQKVNICLQNLIQGKVSLLFLVYSWEVRVKRGLGVSTGLTKQRIPRPAQFSPHPLNKASSCATQDWKGRPRKQNVWQQHVSSRGVGGGRKPWPSVGGRAQTPRLSPSSSPGGVKAAERSHSAKGGDGSARVPQWTEGPYPCLRSPLFPLSCAGKAESEPPASLFCFLTQ, encoded by the exons ATGGGGAGCCGGGGTCCTGGTGGGCTGCCCCTGGTGCAGGCCCCCTACACGGTTCTGCTGCTGCCACTGGAGACAAGCCGCCAAGACCCAGGGGCCCAGCGCTTCTTCCTCTGG ctgcAGAGGATGCAGGCTCTGGAGCGGGAACAGGATGCCCTGTGGCAGGGGCTGGAGCTGCTGGAGCATAGCCAGGCCTGGTCTGAGGGCCGTCTGAGGGAGGCCCAGCAACAGCAGCTATATCTGGGGGCCCTTGGTGAG AATTTTCCAACAGATTTACACTCAGAGCCTGGTGGCCCCCAGTTAGCCCATATTCAAAAGGTGAACATCTGTTTGCAGAACCTGATTCAGGGGAAGGTGAGTTTATTGTTTTTAGTTTACTCTTGGGAAGTGAGGGTAAAGAGGGGACTTGGGGTCAGCACTGGTCTAACAAAACAGCGAATTCCCCGCCCTGCCCAGTTCTCCCCGCATCCCCTGAACAAAGCTAGTTCCTGCGCCACCCAGGACTGGAAGGGAAGGCCAAGGAAGCAGAACGTGTGGCAGCAACATGTAAGCAGTagaggagtggggggagggcgGAAGCCCTGGCCCTCAGTGGGAGGGAGGGCACAGACACCCAGGctgtctccctcctcttctccagGTGGTGTCAAGGCAGCAGAAAGGAGTCACTCAGCCAAAGGGGGAGATGGCTCAGCCAGGGTGCCCCAATGGACGGAGGGGCCCTACCCGTGTCTAAGGTCTCCTCTGTTTCCCCTCAGTTGTGCTGGCAAGGCTGAGTCAGAACCCCCAGCCTCCTTATTCTGCTTCTTGACTCAATAG
- the SAPCD1 gene encoding suppressor APC domain-containing protein 1 isoform X2 translates to MGSRGPGGLPLVQAPYTVLLLPLETSRQDPGAQRFFLWLQRMQALEREQDALWQGLELLEHSQAWSEGRLREAQQQQLYLGALGENFPTDLHSEPGGPQLAHIQKVNICLQNLIQGKFSPHPLNKASSCATQDWKGRPRKQNVWQQHVSSRGVGGGRKPWPSVGGRAQTPRLSPSSSPGGVKAAERSHSAKGGDGSARVPQWTEGPYPCLRSPLFPLSCAGKAESEPPASLFCFLTQ, encoded by the exons ATGGGGAGCCGGGGTCCTGGTGGGCTGCCCCTGGTGCAGGCCCCCTACACGGTTCTGCTGCTGCCACTGGAGACAAGCCGCCAAGACCCAGGGGCCCAGCGCTTCTTCCTCTGG ctgcAGAGGATGCAGGCTCTGGAGCGGGAACAGGATGCCCTGTGGCAGGGGCTGGAGCTGCTGGAGCATAGCCAGGCCTGGTCTGAGGGCCGTCTGAGGGAGGCCCAGCAACAGCAGCTATATCTGGGGGCCCTTGGTGAG AATTTTCCAACAGATTTACACTCAGAGCCTGGTGGCCCCCAGTTAGCCCATATTCAAAAGGTGAACATCTGTTTGCAGAACCTGATTCAGGGGAAG TTCTCCCCGCATCCCCTGAACAAAGCTAGTTCCTGCGCCACCCAGGACTGGAAGGGAAGGCCAAGGAAGCAGAACGTGTGGCAGCAACATGTAAGCAGTagaggagtggggggagggcgGAAGCCCTGGCCCTCAGTGGGAGGGAGGGCACAGACACCCAGGctgtctccctcctcttctccagGTGGTGTCAAGGCAGCAGAAAGGAGTCACTCAGCCAAAGGGGGAGATGGCTCAGCCAGGGTGCCCCAATGGACGGAGGGGCCCTACCCGTGTCTAAGGTCTCCTCTGTTTCCCCTCAGTTGTGCTGGCAAGGCTGAGTCAGAACCCCCAGCCTCCTTATTCTGCTTCTTGACTCAATAG